The Naumovozyma dairenensis CBS 421 chromosome 8, complete genome genomic sequence tcaaaggaacaaataatatatagcTTTCTACTATtaaatgtaaataaaaaaaaattacacAGAAACACCCCATAAAAGGCAGTAGTTTCGAGCACTATACTCTATACAGACATATAGGCcttgaatttaaatttcataaaaatatacatgAAGAAAGGAATATGATTAATAAACATATAAAGCGTACATAATTACTTCTTCATCGAGTCATTCTTCTGCATTTGTTTTCGAATACGAGAAAATGCGTTACTATTAATCGATACCTCATTCATATTGAAATCAACATcaagattatttattttattgctattattattattattggtgaTCGGTTTGAGGCATGTTTCGTCGATATTAGCACATTTAGTACATGATTCAGGGGTCGCTGAGCAATGGGAGTCGAATATCAACTTACCTgtattattactatcatTATTTCGGCGATCATTACTTAAATCATCACCATTAACAAGTGGCGAAAATGACGATATCCGATCTAGAGGAGTGGCATTTTCCGTTGCCTCTAATTCGTTGCAAACGCATGAGGTGCCTTCGTTACAGAATCCGCATTTACTTGCTGAATGGAGAGGATGGTGAGATTTATGCTCATCTGTCATGGCACCCTCTTTTTTCTCAGCATCCACTATTTTATTCGCAGTCGTAACTGTAAATACTTCACTTGACTTCATCGAGGAGTTATCTCTAGACTTTTGAGATAAATTCAGTTGCAATTTGGAAGAAATTTGTTTGGAATTATCCATCTTTGTACTTGATTTCTTTGGCTTTGAAATtctcatatttttcaaaacagCCGCCTTCATAGGTCGGAAATCTTCAATCATCTTTTGGAGATCTTTCCCTCGAGTTAATGATACCTTCGGAGGAGTTTCTTGTTCAATAATAGGAAAAGATGAAGGAGATGCTTGCCTGTCTACTTGTATATTTGCGTCTCTATCCATTTCATATCGAACTGGTTGTACTGCAGATTGTTGTTGCTCAGACATTGGCAGTAATTTTTGCTGTGGTTCAGATATTGGTTTTAGACAGATATTACACATGAGaccatttttcatttgtaGTAATGattcttttaatatttgattttccTTAGTTGAgtcttcaaattttttctcaGAAATGATTAAtctcttttcaatatttttatatttttgttgcCATGTTTTCACTAATATTTGTAGAGAATCCACAGTATCttctaaatttttcattcgGTTTGCCTTTCTTTCTCTGTAGGCTCTTTGGGCGTCCCTATTTTgaatcttctttttcatctcatcttcattttcatcttctgcAGATATATCGATATTGTTCGAGTTGTTAGGGGAGTTTGCCGTTGATATGGGGCACTTACCGGCACTAGAAGATCTTTTCACTGTGTTTAATCGAGGGGGTAGCTTCCAATTTTTGGATACACGTATCTTTGATATAGCGTTGTTATTGTCTGGTGAAGACTTTGGTTTTAGATTGGCGTACTTCATCTCTACTGCCGAGTTTTCGTCCATTTCAGATGTATCAAGATATGCAGAGGCATTAGCGAGTGTTGACCTAAATATGAGGATAAATACTTATAGGTACTTAGTTTACTCAAGTTTCGAATGAGCGAAGAACTGATGGTTTTCTGATTTGTCATCCATTTATTCATTCGTTTCATCTAATGAAGTGATAGTCGTCCCGCTAGCATTTATTCCAGAGAACATTTCCCGGCCCGGACTTTTCCCCATTCCATTTCGTATCTAAAGTAGCTACGCCCGTATGTTTATACTGTCAATAACATGTTAAATTAGGGAAAGACCTTTATCGAAACAAGAGTCATTTGTCGTGGACAAGAAAGCTCCCTCTACCAAAAAGTCCATCAAGATTACCAAGAAGGCATATATTGTCTGAAACGTATTATACTTCCGGTCAAATAGGAAATACAGGGCTATGGATCCTTTCTTTAACCTCTTTATAGGACAAATTGAATTGGTTTGTTACACTTTGATCTTTATTAGATTTGTAAAGGATAATTCGATGATTTTAGGATTTATTGCAATCCTGATCTTACAACTCTCCAAGTTTAACAGAGATCTATTATCAAAGTTTCTAAGcttcaatatattcttaaGAGAAACAGAGAATGAAAATTCAAGtattaattcatcaatgTCATCCGATCCCGATCATTTAGATCATgtagaagatgaaacaaTACGAACGATAATGTATAAGATCATCCACCTTTTACAAAGTTTGATAGTTTTACAAACCATCTATGGTATTATTTATCATGCGAAATTAGATATCGCTACAGATGTTTGTTCTTATAAATTCggatttttcttcttgaatcTCATCGGTAATAGCGAAGAAGAATACAATTGTTTGAGCAAACAAAACAATGACAAGACTATATTTTGGTTATTAGATTTCATATTATTAACAGTTCAGTTAACTTTGGTTACTTTATCATTGAACCCGGAGTTGTCCATTAATAACATTAATGAAGAGGGAAGGAGGACATCATTAGACCTCTCAGATTTAAGGCAAGACTTGGAAACAAATGGTATATTAAGTATCTTATGCTTTCAACAGCCAACGACGACAGGACgatcttcatcttcatcgtcCACTGATGTTGTTACTGGACAACAGGGTAACATCCGCGGCGAAGAGAATTTGACATTCCCAGATTCCGTCAACAATATGAATACGAATAGCAGCAACGATAATAACAACCATACATATGGTGCAATACTGGtatgatgatgagaatAATGACTGAATATAGTAGTGTCAAGGACagagaaagaaaagcaGTCATGccaaaaatgaaaacaaacaaaagCAAGAAATCTCATCAAATCGATGAAAATGGGATGTTATTAGCTGATCCGCCAAAGGATATTGGTAATAAGGAAAAGTTCCAAAGATtaaattatctttatcaacTCTCAACATGGACAACAATGACAGGAATACAACCGAATCAAAATGGACTGGCAAGATTATATTCCAAAGACTTAGATTTAATAAGTAAGAAGACAAAAACAAGTATATCACCGAATATGAAGCGATCAATTTGTAAGAAATGTCATAGGATCTTAATCCCAACAATTACTTCCAAAACgataattaaaaatttatctaCGTCGAAATCTAAAAAAGTAAATCCAAAAAATGATGTTTTGGAATGTCATTGTCAATGCGGTGTTATCAAAAGATACCCAATTGGACAGAATAGAAATTATAAGTTAAATTCTGAGAAGGATAATACCTCAACTGCATTGGATTCTACGTAATGCGTATTGCCAATTCTCCATCATAAAGGCTATGAGTTTGAGA encodes the following:
- the RPR2 gene encoding ribonuclease P protein subunit RPR2 (similar to Saccharomyces cerevisiae RPR2 (YIR015W); ancestral locus Anc_7.118), with amino-acid sequence MKTNKSKKSHQIDENGMLLADPPKDIGNKEKFQRLNYLYQLSTWTTMTGIQPNQNGLARLYSKDLDLISKKTKTSISPNMKRSICKKCHRILIPTITSKTIIKNLSTSKSKKVNPKNDVLECHCQCGVIKRYPIGQNRNYKLNSEKDNTSTALDST
- the VLD1 gene encoding Vld1p (similar to Saccharomyces cerevisiae YIR014W; ancestral locus Anc_7.117) yields the protein MDPFFNLFIGQIELVCYTLIFIRFVKDNSMILGFIAILILQLSKFNRDLLSKFLSFNIFLRETENENSSINSSMSSDPDHLDHVEDETIRTIMYKIIHLLQSLIVLQTIYGIIYHAKLDIATDVCSYKFGFFFLNLIGNSEEEYNCLSKQNNDKTIFWLLDFILLTVQLTLVTLSLNPELSINNINEEGRRTSLDLSDLRQDLETNGILSILCFQQPTTTGRSSSSSSTDVVTGQQGNIRGEENLTFPDSVNNMNTNSSNDNNNHTYGAILV
- the YAP5 gene encoding Yap5p (similar to Saccharomyces cerevisiae YAP5 (YIR018W) and YAP7 (YOL028C); ancestral locus Anc_7.115), with protein sequence MDENSAVEMKYANLKPKSSPDNNNAISKIRVSKNWKLPPRLNTVKRSSSAGKCPISTANSPNNSNNIDISAEDENEDEMKKKIQNRDAQRAYRERKANRMKNLEDTVDSLQILVKTWQQKYKNIEKRLIISEKKFEDSTKENQILKESLLQMKNGLMCNICLKPISEPQQKLLPMSEQQQSAVQPVRYEMDRDANIQVDRQASPSSFPIIEQETPPKVSLTRGKDLQKMIEDFRPMKAAVLKNMRISKPKKSSTKMDNSKQISSKLQLNLSQKSRDNSSMKSSEVFTVTTANKIVDAEKKEGAMTDEHKSHHPLHSASKCGFCNEGTSCVCNELEATENATPLDRISSFSPLVNGDDLSNDRRNNDSNNTGKLIFDSHCSATPESCTKCANIDETCLKPITNNNNNSNKINNLDVDFNMNEVSINSNAFSRIRKQMQKNDSMKK